The sequence below is a genomic window from Gemmatimonas sp. UBA7669.
GGCTCCGGCCGGAAGCACTTCGTACGGCAAGCCGAGGATCGCCGCGATGACGTCGGTGCCGACCTCTGGCCGCTTCTTCGCAACCGCCACCATGGCGTGCAGGGGGGAGGTGCGCGCCTGCAGATCGACCCCGCTCCCTCGTGCCCGCGCAGTGAGCTCGCCCAAGATGACGGCGGCCTCCGGCAGCGGCAGACCGGCCGTCACCTCGGCGGCCGCGCCCTGCTCCGACTCGGCGTCCCCCAGCAGCTGCTCGAGGGCTCGTGATCCGGCCTTGCTCAACCGTTGGGCCAGCCCCACCGGGAGCGCGAACCGCTCGTTGGCGAAGTAGACGTACGGCCGGAGGTCGACCGTGCCGAGCGGCGGATCTGCACGCAGCCACGTGCGGAACCGCTCGTTGTCGAGCATCGCGGCGGCTTGCATGGCGAACGTCCCCACAGCCGCACCAGCCCGCGGCGTGGCCGTGCCGTCTCCGGCGCCGCCCCGCACGTCGGCCTCGAGGTCGACGAGCGTCTCGGCACGGCCTTCGTGCGCTGCCGCGTCAAGCGCCAAGGTCCGAAACATCTCGGGCAGGAAATACTCGAGGAGCAGCATCTTCGCGGCAATGGCCCGGTCGAGCATGACCTTGCGATCTGCCGACATCTGGAGCCGGAGCACCAGGGCGTTGAGGAAGCGTTTCGTCTGCCGCGGGTTGCCCTCTGCACAAAGCGCGAGCACCGGGGCGATCTGCTCCGCCAGGAGAAAGTCGGAGCGGAGTTCGTCGCTGACGTCGCGACCGAGCAGCTCCTTGGCGTTCCCCGCGTGGAACGACACCGCGTCATAGGACGACGACGCGCGCACGCGCTCGCAGAGCTGCGCGAACGTGGCGGCATCCGCCTCTCGCTGCTCCGCAAAAAGCAAGTTGAGATAGCCGTGCAGATCGCTCCGCGAGAGCGGGGGCACGCGGACGGGTACCTGAATGAGCTTCTCGAGGTAGCGCGCGCCAACCGAGGCCCGGGGGCGCCCGTCGAGACCTCCCGCGGCGGGCGACTCCGCAAACCGGGACGCCACGGCGTCGCGGATGAGGCCCTCCTCCGCCGCGATCACGAAGGCCGTCTTGGGCGCCGACAGGAAGAGCCGGATGGCCTCGAGCGTGTCGATCACGTTGTGGGGGAGGCATCGGTCGAGGTCATCGACGATGACCACCAACCGTTTGACATTGAGCTTCTGGACGAGCTCCGCAAACGCCTTGTGGAAGTCGCGCACCGACACGTGCGTGTCGCGCTGCTCCTTCGCGTCGGCCGCCTCTCGCGCCTTGATCAGCGCGGCCAGTTGCTCACCATCGATTTCCTTACCCGAGGCCGCGAGCGATGCCAGCACCGCCGCGACCAGCGCGGCCACAGTGACCGGTGCCGCGGCGGTCGCCCCCAAGGCGACCGCGCCGGCCGCGATGCTGGCATTCGCGCCGACCGCAAGTGCGTGTTTGCCGAGTCGCAGCGTATCGATACGCCCCCAGAACGCCTTCACCGCATCGACGACGACGGTCTTGACCTTGGCCAGCTTTCCGCCAGTGGGCTGTTCGGCCTCCTCCTGGATCTGCTCCAGAATCGTCGAGGCCAAGGCCGCCTTCGCATCCTCGTATCCCTCGAAGCGCCAGCCGTTGAAGTAGACGGCGAGCAGGTCCGGCTCGGTGGCAATGCGCTCGCGCAACAGGTGGATCACGCTCGACTTGCCACTGCCCCAGTCGCCGTAGACGCCCACGGTGACCGGGTCGAGCCGGTCGTCCTTGACGACGCGGAGCACGGCACCCACGAGGTGCTCGACGTTAAGCAGGTCTACGACGGCTTCGTTGTCAGACCACATACGCACCCTCCGGGAGACCCGCGATTGCCGGGCGCGCGAGCGCGTGCACCGTCGAACGGCCGCCCCGAAGTTACGGGTGAGCACGCCATCGCGCAGCACGGCACCCTGTGCGCAGCACGCGGCGCATCGCGTGGTGCTCCGCAGCGTGTGCTGCGCAAGACGACGGCACGCGAGCACTGTGCTTTCGCACCCGAAGCCCCGCCAACGTCGGCGAGACAGCCTCCCGGTGTTCGCGACGGGGGCGGTCCGCGGTCACGACGTGGGCAACGTCCGCCTCAATTTCGCGTGCGGCGGGCCACTGCAATGGGCGCAGCTGAGCCACAAGGTACCCTACTGAGACGTGCCGGCAGGGGCGCGCGCCCGCAGCGTGCCTGGCGGGAAGCGGCGGCGCGCCAGTGCGTCCACCGTCGCGCCAAGAAGGCGGAGGATGGTGCAACCGTTCCCCGAGGGGCTCACGGCCGCCGCCACCGTGGCCGCGCGGTAG
It includes:
- a CDS encoding KAP family P-loop NTPase fold protein, producing MWSDNEAVVDLLNVEHLVGAVLRVVKDDRLDPVTVGVYGDWGSGKSSVIHLLRERIATEPDLLAVYFNGWRFEGYEDAKAALASTILEQIQEEAEQPTGGKLAKVKTVVVDAVKAFWGRIDTLRLGKHALAVGANASIAAGAVALGATAAAPVTVAALVAAVLASLAASGKEIDGEQLAALIKAREAADAKEQRDTHVSVRDFHKAFAELVQKLNVKRLVVIVDDLDRCLPHNVIDTLEAIRLFLSAPKTAFVIAAEEGLIRDAVASRFAESPAAGGLDGRPRASVGARYLEKLIQVPVRVPPLSRSDLHGYLNLLFAEQREADAATFAQLCERVRASSSYDAVSFHAGNAKELLGRDVSDELRSDFLLAEQIAPVLALCAEGNPRQTKRFLNALVLRLQMSADRKVMLDRAIAAKMLLLEYFLPEMFRTLALDAAAHEGRAETLVDLEADVRGGAGDGTATPRAGAAVGTFAMQAAAMLDNERFRTWLRADPPLGTVDLRPYVYFANERFALPVGLAQRLSKAGSRALEQLLGDAESEQGAAAEVTAGLPLPEAAVILGELTARARGSGVDLQARTSPLHAMVAVAKKRPEVGTDVIAAILGLPYEVLPAGAAILIASLAPDPSLREPAVRALRTLSAQSRNPALSSAAASRLKTLESRAAAAAGR